The following are encoded together in the Ranitomeya imitator isolate aRanImi1 chromosome 4, aRanImi1.pri, whole genome shotgun sequence genome:
- the LOC138674043 gene encoding uncharacterized protein translates to MDAQYPRDQCSPLLASTQLEPCMSPDWRNNFITQNYERIEAVEPLTDNGPALHLIMDTDTETSHDMPENWCVPEPCDTLGSDVEIIDVKNPAISSPPDAPKRRGSSLRRCFKNRKVARKIQLEKENIPASASLSIAPPVKSGAVVEQFPLHTYTSPLQQRVLHRRNYGAAENQPQRANTTVRATSLSPICVVDCDECSAAPKQPGNPSPKIPHQKYTRVSREKRAAQNARPRITRPSNSPDAIPQVTPENREIEQLSEGMWSPIDPLNIPVCQTVQSADTALAGSSSVFAPVLPLKKRAVSRRRVDRKQKVAVHTPYTCRPSWDAAHVKMFTDMSAQYAQSKLAQMELKSFCDTYERLLNACPTPAITAELRAFKLNHP, encoded by the exons atggacgcccaataccctcgcgatcaatgcagcccccttcttgcaagcacacaattag agccgtgtatgtcgcccgattggcgcaataatttcataacgcagaattatgagcgcattgaagccgtggagccgctaaccgataatggccctgctcttcacctcatcatgg atactgacacggagacatcgcacgatatgcctgaaaactggtgtgttcccgagccatgcgatacgctgggttccgacgtggagatcatagatgtcaagaaccctgcaatttcatcgccacccgatgcgcctaaaagacgcggcagctcgttacgcaggtgtttcaagaatagaaaag ttgcccggaaaatacagcttgaaaaagagaatattcccgcctctgcgagtttgagcattgcgccgcccgttaaatcaggagctgttgtggaacaattcccgcttcatactt atacgtcgcctcttcagcaacgagttttgcaccggcgtaattacggagCTGCAGAGAATCAACCGCAAAGAGCTAATACGACGGTGCgcgcaacatctctttcgcccatctgtgttgtggattgtGATGAATGCtccgcggcaccaaaacaacccgggaatccaagccccaagattccccATCAGAAATATACgcgcgtttcaagagagaaacgggccgcgcagaacgctaggccccgcataacacggccctccaatagcccagacgccataccacaagttactcctgaaaacagagaaattgaacagctctccgagggtatgtggtcacccatagaccccctcaatatacctgtgtgccagactgtgcaatctgcagatactgctcttgcaggctcttctagcgtttttgcccctgtattacctctaaagaaacgcgccgtatcccggcgccgtgtagatagaaagcagaaagttgctgtacatacaccttacacatgtcgtccttcgtgggatgctgcccatgtcaaaatgtttactgacatgtctgcgcagtacgctcaaagcaaactcgcacagatggaactaaaatcgttctgcgatacatatgaaagactgttaaatgcatgtccaacacctgccattaccgcggaactgcgggctttcaaactaaatcacccctga